The Dioscorea cayenensis subsp. rotundata cultivar TDr96_F1 chromosome 7, TDr96_F1_v2_PseudoChromosome.rev07_lg8_w22 25.fasta, whole genome shotgun sequence genome includes a region encoding these proteins:
- the LOC120265888 gene encoding probable flavin-containing monooxygenase 1 has protein sequence MEKKVAIVGAGISGLVACKHLVEKGFKPVVFEAGSCIGGVWAQTLGSTKLQSTRLSYQFSDFPWPETVTEMFPSHVQVMEYLESYSRHFDLLRYIRFGAKVVGMELAGVDEDEMGCWELWSGNGEAFSSGGRRGMWRLTVQLEKEQCNEVGLYSLHIFPCKTS, from the coding sequence atggagaagaaggtggccATAGTTGGAGCAGGGATAAGTGGCTTGGTTGCATGCAAGCACTTAGTTGAAAAGGGCTTCAAACCGGTTGTCTTTGAAGCCGGTTCATGCATCGGCGGCGTTTGGGCTCAAACACTGGGCTCAACTAAGCTCCAGTCTACGAGGCTGTCGTACCAGTTTTCCGACTTCCCGTGGCCGGAGACGGTGACGGAGATGTTCCCTTCGCACGTGCAAGTCATGGAGTACTTGGAATCATACTCGCGGCACTTTGATCTCCTTCGTTATATCCGATTTGGTGCAAAGGTGGTGGGAATGGAGTTAGCCggagttgatgaggatgagATGGGTTGCTGGGAACTTTGGTCTGGCAACGGAGAGGCTTTCTCCAGCGGTGGCCGGAGAGGAATGTGGAGACTTACTGTACAACTTGAGAAAGAACAGTGCAATGAGGTGGGTCTTTATTCTTTGCATATTTTTCCTTGCAAAACCTCGTAA